GTTGAAGGCAGGATCAAAAAGCTGGACGAGTCGTTTCCTTCGTTCATACGCCACCTCACAGAGATATACGCCACGGTGGGCTCGCTCGGGCAGGCGCTCAAGACGGTGATGAAGAGTGATTTTGGCGGCCTGTCGACGCATGCAAGATCCATGCTGAACAGGGTGCTGAACAGGGTAACAATGGAGCAGGCCTTTGAACTCTTTTCTACAGACACCGGGAACGAGCTCATCACGGCAAGCAACAAGGTGATATCCATCTCGATGATCAAGGGGGCCAACATGATCGAGGTCGGAGAGACGCTGGCGCAGCTTACGTCCAGGTTCAACGACCTGAGGAAAAAGAGGCAGCAGGTGTCAAAGGCGTTTGAGACTACAGTCCTCATCCTGCACGTCCTGACCGTGGCAGTCATGAGTTTCATGAAGGGCGTCTTTCAGTTCTTTGCAGACATATTCGGCCACCTGGACAAGAGCCTTGGGGCGAGCGTCATCCAGCCCATCCCGCCGGACATGATGAACATTGTGCTTCCGCTCATGATAGTTGCCCTGGCGTGCATAAACGGGCTCGTGATCAAGATCTCCCAGGGAGGGCTGTACAAGACAATGTGGTTCAACATCGGCCTCTTGCTTGTCATAGGCGGAGTAGTATCGTTTGGCGTGCAGCAATTCGTAGGCCAGATGTTTGGCGACATCATAGGCTCAAACCCGTTTGGCGACCTTGCCACCCAGGCTCCATAATGCAAAAAAAAGAAGAACAAGATATCCCCGCGCTTTTTTGCGTCTCATTTGCCTCAAGTGTATGTAAATCGCTTGACTTGCTTGAGGATATAAAATCAGGAGTAGAATTCATGTCATGAAGGAGATAATGAACGCGGTGACTGACACGTTCAGCATTTTCGGGCCTAACACGTCAAAGGTCCTGATGTTCCACCTTGAAAACCAATTTGGCCTAAAGCCTGAGGACATCCCAGATAAGCCGGAACACTTCCACGCTATTTTGCAGCAGCTCTTTGGCAACTATGCGTCTTCACTCGAGCTAGCCATCTGCAAGCAGGTAAGGAGTTCCAACCCATCGCACAATTCAGAATTCGTGCGGTTCTTGGAGCACCACGCGCTACAGGAGGTAAAGGCAGCTTGAGCACGTCCATAGATATAGTCAACATAATCCTGTCGTCTGTCACGACGGTCGAGCTCATGAAGCTCTTCCAAAAGAACCCAAACCTCATTGACACGATGGAAGGCGTGGCCAAGAGAATAGGGCAGACTGCGATTCAGGTAGAAAACGACGTTGACAAGCTGGTCGACCTTGGAGTCTTGATCAAGATACCATCAGGCAAGACAACCGTGCTCGTGCTTGACAAAAAGAGGGCCCACGATATAGACACAAAGATCGAGAACATGCTGGGCCGGCAGGGAGGTGCCTGAAGAAATGGCAAAAGGTCGCGCCCCGACAGGCATTTCGGAATTTGACGCCATGCTCAACGGCGGGTTCATGAAGGGAGACTGCGTCCTGGTCACAGGAGCGGCAGGAACGGGCAAGACCAACCTGGCGCTACAGTTCCTCTACAACGGCGTGGTAAAGTACGGCGAAAATGCGGTGTACGTCACGTTTGAGCAGATGCCGGACCAGATCTACCGCGACGCAAAAAACCTCGGCATGAACCTGGAAAAGCTCGAGGAAGAAAACAGGCTCAAGGTCATATCCACGTCGCCTGACGTCCTCGTCCAGAACCAGGACATGATCTCCGAGTTTTCGTCCGAGCGGGCTGAGAGAATAGTCATAGACTCTATAAGTTACTTTGAGCTCTCGCGCAAGAATTCTGTCAGGGACGAGATATACACGCTCATAAGATATCTAAAGACAAAGGGCGCGACTTCGATGCTCCTGCACGAGGCCCAGGCAGACACTACGCACGGCTTTGGGCCCTACGACCACGGCCTCAGCTTCCTGGCAGACACGGTCGTCGTGCTCAAGTATGTGGAGATCGAGTCGGCCATCAGGCGCGCAGTTGCGATACTAAAGATGCGCGGAAGCGACCACGAAAAGACGCTCCGGGAGATCAGGATAACGTCCAAAGGGATCGAAGTCGGCGGATCGTTTGAGCAGTGGGAAGGAGTGTTGAGTGGCGCCCCGCACAAGTCCTTTGCCCTAAGAGTATCAAAGGCGTTTGGCGGGATCTAAGCACGGGTAAAATGGGATGACGCCAATGCTTTCATCATCCCACCAGACCCATTCCAGAAAATGGCAGGCGCTTGTCTTCGTGCTGGCAATAGCGTGGTCCTCTGCAGGCATCCTTATTGCAACCGCCATTACGGGCGATTTTGAGAGCCGCCATGCAAGCAGCGTGCTTTTCCTGGCCTCTGGCGCCATGAGCCTGATAGTATTCTTTCAGGAAATGTACGCGTTTTACGTCACAAATAGCAGGAGGATCCTGTGGATGTCTGCAGGGTTCTTTACGCTTGGCATAGGCATGATAGGAAATGCCATAACCACTGGCGGGAGCCTGGATGTCGCCCTTGACTCTTACGTGAGCGCTTCGGAGCTGTTCAGAGGGACAAGCGAATTTGCGGCAGCGATTTTCATCCTGCTTGGCACCTTGCGGTCAGACAAGAGCATCCGCGAGAACATGGAATTCAAGGCATACATCCTGGTCGCCGTGATCATGGTCACCACGGCGTCCATCATAATTTACATCTCGACGGTCCAGGAAAGCCTTTCGGTGCCACTTTACAGCAGCCAGTACGGGTGGAGCCCCTTTTCCCTGTACATAGAATTGCACGTCCTGTTATTTTTTGCGGTAACCTGTACCGTTTATGTCAGCATCCGCAAAAAGAACAACAACAGCCAGATCCTCTTTTGGTTCATCATCGGTTTCGTGCTTTTGACATTCTCGGAGCTGTCCTTTACCATGGACAAGGTTCTCGACCTTGGCGCGTCAAGCTCGCTGGTTTGGGTTGGAAGATTTTTCCTGCTTGCAGGCTTTATGACTTTTGTACTGGGCCTCAACAGGACTCGCTGACAAAGCAGAGATAAGCAGTAAAATCAGTCAGCCAACTATCGTTACAGAGGCATTTTTCGGACTAAAAGCATTAAGCGTGCCCGCATATACTGGTATTGTTAGTTACCAGTTAATGTCATCTTTAAATGTAGATTTAAATAATGGTTCGTATAATCATTTACATACAGAAATGGTGGACGAGGTGCGGTTGGCGGCCTTGGTAGTTATTGTCACCGTAGCCGTACCCGTGTTCCTCATCACAGGCGAGGCCAAGGACCTGCTATCCGGCTCTTCTTTGCCAGTCCCCCGTTCCGCTATTGCGATGTCCGGCGACAATAATTCCTTACTATCATCGTCATCTGTAGAACAACAAAATTTTGCAAAGGACAACCCGGAACAGGCGCTCTATGCCATGTATGACGCCCAGGCAGTGGAAGAACTGGATCGCTGTTTTAGCTCTCCAGAGAAAGGAATGTGCGACGGGTCGGTGGACCTCATAGTCGATAGCTGCAAAAACTCACAAGTGGACCTGGTTGTGTGCCATGATCCAAGGATAGAGCAGCTTGTCGCTTCCAAGAAGGCCTGACATGCAGAGAGGCTGCATCTCGCTTTACTTGGTATTTTCAAAGAATGTCTTGAAGACGCTGATGATCGGGAGGTTGTTGGTGTAAAAGCCGTGTGGTTTTGCCTTGTCGGACTTGCCGCCGCCAAGCAGCATCACTACTATGTCCTTGTTGTCGACCAGCACGAAATCCACCATCTTTTCTTCAATTCCGCTGTTCACTACAATGTTGTTGCCTCCTAGGTTTGTGCCGATGTAGTCCTGCACATTCTTGCACGAGGTTTGCAGGCGTAACGTGATGCCTTTTTTTGCCAGCCCCATCAGATCATCTACGATGCCGGTGTGGTAAAAACTGGCAAACGTCTTTTCGCTGGCAAGCAGCATAATCTCCTCACGCGCATCAAGAATCACCCGTCTGACAGTCGAGATTATGGAATTTTCCCCGCTCAGTATCTGGTAGCTCTCTTTCTCTTCGACAGACGAGAGCGACATGCTGCAGGACAGCCTCTCCAGCATGCTGCAGTAGTCGACCTTGGATTCAGCGAGACGCTGCAATGCCCCGCGGCGTGTCTCGATCAAGTGGTCCAGGGCCTTTTCGAGCGGAAGCGCATAGTATTTCTGCGGCCTGTCAAAAGTGGAAAAGACCACTCCTTTTCGCATGAGGCCGGTTATGTAGTTGTAGATTTCTGTGCGGCCAATGTCGTTGTAGCGCGAAATGTCAGCTGCGGTGGACTCCTTGCGGATTATAAGATAGACAAGAATCTTGGCCTCCTTCACGCTCAGGCCCAGCTCCTGGAGGCCCGCGACCACTTCATCATATATTGCGTAAATTGACGGATCACAGGCTGAAGTGCCAAATTTTTGCAGAAATCCGCTCATCTGTCCAAATATTGGCTCCATTTTTAGGAACTAATTAAGTTAAATCAAAGTATTTAAGCTTGAGCATTTCATGAGATTGAAAAGAGTGGTGCAGAAAGGCTCCTGTACGCGCCAAATATGCGGCGGGGCGGAGAAGGGATCAGTTGTAGAACTCTCCAAGGACAGGCGCAGCAGTCATTTTTTCCTGCCAGCATTTGACGCAATAGTCCAGGCCATCATAAAAGATCTCTGCGGCTTTGTCACACACGCAGCATCGCCCTTCTTCTTCCTCCATGAGGAGCCACTTGCAGCTTTGCACTACCACTACACTGTTTGCAAGTAAAAGCAAAGACATGTTTGTGTGTGCGCTAAAAGGCCCCTGCAAAGGCAGAAAGAAAGACCCGTGCAAGGTCGCCGATGAATACCATTGCCACTAGGCCTGCAAGCATGTACACGAGGAAGGGGATGCCAGGCATGACCCATACGCCCACACGAGATTCAAAGGGCGTATCCTCTGCAGGCTTTAGCGAAAAATCAAATTTCCTGACGCCGCCACAGTTTTTTTCCATCAAGAAAGCAAACCCGGAACCGTTCGAGTGGTGCCCAAGCATGACTGCCAGCGCCTTTCTCGCCGCCGTCTCCCCTTCCATGCCGGCAAAAAGTGCTGACGGGTGCCTTGCCCTGTATCGCGCGTTTTTCACGATGTTGATAACCAAGTGTGCAAAAGACAGCACGGCCGCATTTGAGAGAAGCGCAAGTGGCGACAGGGAGTGAGCTTCTTTTGCAGAGATGCCTTCCAGGACAAGCCTGCCGTCGTACGACGGCAGGATGGCAGCAAAGACTGCCAGCGCAAGGGCGTCGGCTCCCCCAAACAGCCCCGTTCTGTAAAGCAGATAGGAGGCCGCGCCGCCAAGGCCCATCGAGAGCGCGACAATCGGAATGTCCATCCGCGCAAAGTCAAAAAAGTAGAGCACGGCCGCGACGGCTCCAAACGCCATCCACAGGCGATCGTCCACGTGCCGCCGCTTCATGTCCATGGCCGCGGCTATTCCAAACATGCCAAAGGCTACGCAGACACGCACTAGTGCAAGGTCGGCGGCACCATACAATGGTGCTTTTGGTACCGGGTCTGCTGCCTCTTAATGACCTGCATGGACTGGATTTGACGTACGCGCTATATGGCGTGTGTATTTCAAAAACGACACACGCAGTTTTCCTTATACCAGCGCAGAATCCACCATATAACGATGGCAAGGGTTGCCGTAATAGGCGTCGGCGGATGGGGCAGGAACCACGCAAGGGTCATGCACGAGCTGGGCGCGCTTGCGGCAGTATGCGACATGGACGGCTCCCGTGCAAAAGAAGTCGGAGAGAGGTATGGCGCAAGGCACTATGCTTCTCTGGACGAAATGCTGTCTCTGG
The sequence above is drawn from the Nitrososphaera viennensis EN76 genome and encodes:
- a CDS encoding NitrOD5 domain-containing protein; its protein translation is MKEIMNAVTDTFSIFGPNTSKVLMFHLENQFGLKPEDIPDKPEHFHAILQQLFGNYASSLELAICKQVRSSNPSHNSEFVRFLEHHALQEVKAA
- a CDS encoding RAD55 family ATPase; this encodes MAKGRAPTGISEFDAMLNGGFMKGDCVLVTGAAGTGKTNLALQFLYNGVVKYGENAVYVTFEQMPDQIYRDAKNLGMNLEKLEEENRLKVISTSPDVLVQNQDMISEFSSERAERIVIDSISYFELSRKNSVRDEIYTLIRYLKTKGATSMLLHEAQADTTHGFGPYDHGLSFLADTVVVLKYVEIESAIRRAVAILKMRGSDHEKTLREIRITSKGIEVGGSFEQWEGVLSGAPHKSFALRVSKAFGGI
- a CDS encoding TrmB family transcriptional regulator, which translates into the protein MVAGLQELGLSVKEAKILVYLIIRKESTAADISRYNDIGRTEIYNYITGLMRKGVVFSTFDRPQKYYALPLEKALDHLIETRRGALQRLAESKVDYCSMLERLSCSMSLSSVEEKESYQILSGENSIISTVRRVILDAREEIMLLASEKTFASFYHTGIVDDLMGLAKKGITLRLQTSCKNVQDYIGTNLGGNNIVVNSGIEEKMVDFVLVDNKDIVVMLLGGGKSDKAKPHGFYTNNLPIISVFKTFFENTK
- a CDS encoding A24 family peptidase C-terminal domain-containing protein, which translates into the protein MRVCVAFGMFGIAAAMDMKRRHVDDRLWMAFGAVAAVLYFFDFARMDIPIVALSMGLGGAASYLLYRTGLFGGADALALAVFAAILPSYDGRLVLEGISAKEAHSLSPLALLSNAAVLSFAHLVINIVKNARYRARHPSALFAGMEGETAARKALAVMLGHHSNGSGFAFLMEKNCGGVRKFDFSLKPAEDTPFESRVGVWVMPGIPFLVYMLAGLVAMVFIGDLARVFLSAFAGAF
- a CDS encoding MASE3 domain-containing protein → MTPMLSSSHQTHSRKWQALVFVLAIAWSSAGILIATAITGDFESRHASSVLFLASGAMSLIVFFQEMYAFYVTNSRRILWMSAGFFTLGIGMIGNAITTGGSLDVALDSYVSASELFRGTSEFAAAIFILLGTLRSDKSIRENMEFKAYILVAVIMVTTASIIIYISTVQESLSVPLYSSQYGWSPFSLYIELHVLLFFAVTCTVYVSIRKKNNNSQILFWFIIGFVLLTFSELSFTMDKVLDLGASSSLVWVGRFFLLAGFMTFVLGLNRTR